The Blautia pseudococcoides genome segment GGCTATGCTGGCAGCGCTGGCTATTATGCCGGCTGTGTTTGCGTTTGGGATTGAACCATCCGCAGGGCCGTCCCTGATGTTCATCACGATCCCGAACATCTTCAAGCAGATGCCAATGGGACGACTGTTTGCTGTTATCTTCTTCCTTTCCGTATGCTTTGCGGGAATTACATCCCTCATCAATATGTTTGAGGCGGTGATCGAGAGCTGGCAGCATAAGTTCAGCTTCCAGAGGACAAAAGCAGTTGCCCTCTGCGGCGGGGTTGCGCTGGCGGTGGGGCTGTTTCTGGAAGAGGAGTCAAAAGTGGGGCACTGGATGGATTTTATCACCATTATCATTGTGCCGTTCGGCGCCGTGCTGGGTGCGGTCTCCATCTACTATATCCTTGGATTTGACAAGATAAAGGAGGAACTGGAGGAGGGCAGGAAGAAACCCCTGCCAAAAGCTTTCCAAGTGGCTGCAAAGTATCTGTACGTGCCTCTTGCGGTGATTGTGTTTATCCTGGGTCTTATCTACAAAGGGATTGGATAAAGATTTTTAACTATAGTTTTTTATATTTCGGAATGCTGCTCTCTGTATGCGGAGGGTGACATTCCGATTTTCTTTTTAAAGCTGTTGCTGAAATAATACTGGTTGGCGTACCCGCACCGGATACTGATCTCTTTCAGGGACAGGTTGGAGCTTTTCAGATATTGGCAGGCAGCTTCTGTCCGCTGGGCGGCTATGGTGTCGCTGATACTCTGCCCATATACTTTTTTAAAAAGTGCGCTGAGATACGCCGGGCTTACACCTGCATGTCCTGCAATATCGTTTAGACAGAGGGTGTTGTCCTCAAAGTTTTCCCTGATGTAGCTAAGTACCAGCCCGCAGATCTGGTCATGGTAAGTCTGGAGTGAGGTGTCCAGCTTTTGGCAGACCTGAAGGCAGAGGTGATTCATCCATTTATAGAATTCCTCATAGGTATTGAAAAGTTCAAAATGGTTGTAAACAGAGATGATATCATGTTCCAGGTCCCCGGTGTCAATGTTCAGCTCGTATAAGAATTTCAGGATCCGTCCCAGAAGAGAGTATATCCTTACGAATACAATGTTCTTGGTCTGGTATTTCAGGGAGATCTCCTGGAAAAATCCACGGAGCCATTCCTCAATGGCAGGCGCGTTTTTCTGGCACAGGAGACGGATAAGTTCCTCCTCTTTCGATTCGGAGAAGGAGAAAAGGCTGAATTCCCGGCCGAGAGCCTCCCGTGCGTCAAAGATATTTTTGTGAGGAAAGAAAAAACGGTATTTCAGTGCGTGGGAGGCATTTTCATAGGAGATATGTAGATTCCAGAAATCCTCCACCACAGTGCCGATGCCTACATTCAGAGAAAAAAGTCCTTCCCGGTACTTTTCCATCAGCCCCAGGACCGCTTTGTGGGCAGCCTGGAGAAAATGATTGGAACTGCTTGTGTTCTGTGCAAGGATGGCGATCACGCCGTTGAATTCTTTTACAAAGTAAACCTGCCCGAAAACGGCGCACTGTTCCGCTAACAAGTCACACACGTTCAAAAGTTCGATCTGGTATTGGGTGATGCCCAGTTCATCTTCCGCGGAGGAGGCATTTTCCACCTCCAGTTTCAGAACATTAAAGCAGGAGAAGTCAAGGTTTAAGTTCAGGTATCCGGGATAGCGCCCCAGATGGGCAGCGGCGTCCTTGCCGGAATAATGAAGCAGGTCTGTGAAGAATTTTTCTGTCATCAGGGGGCGGCTCTGCTCCACAAGTTCCCGGTTGTGCCGTTCCCTGTCAATGATGCTGAAGGCATTGCGTATTTTTTCCGTGAGATAGCTGTAGTCCAGAGGCTTTTCAATATAGTCACAGACGCCCAGACGGATGGCGCGTTTGGCGTACTCGAACTTGTCATAGGCGCTGATCAGGATGATTTTTACCAGGGGATTCATGGACAGGGCAAGGCTGCTCATGGAGATTCCGTCCAGGTTGGGCATTTCAATATCAGAGATGATCAAATCCACAGGGGCACGCCGCATGGATTCTATGGCGGAATCCCCGTTGTTCTCCACGTGGATGACTTCCGCGTCCAGAAGCTCCCAGTCTATATTTTGGACAATACCCTCAGAGGAGAGGGTATTGTCATCCACGATCATTACTTTCTTCATCGCTGTCCTCCATCTGTTCAAATGTAATTATTATTTTTGTTCCCTGATTCAGCCTGCTTTCCACGTGAACGGTTCCGTTTCCGAAGGAAGGGCTGGAGAGTCTTTTGTTTACGTTTCCGATGCCGAAGTGTTTCTGATGATCAACGGTTTTGTTTTTCAGAGTGGCCCGCAGTTCTTCCAGCTGTCTGGGCGCAATACCGGCTCCGCTGTCGGTTATGGTAATAATGACCGTATCATCACCGTAAGAGACATCCAGGGATATGTGTACGCAGGGGGTCTGCCGGGAGATACCGTGCTGAATGCTGTTTTCCAGAAACGGCTGCAGGGTAAAGCGGCATATGAGGAAGTTCTGGATACCGTCCTCCGCATGGATTTCCCAGGTCAGGCTGTCTTTGTGGCACAGCTTTTCCATTTCCAGATACAGGCGGGCGATCTCAAGCTCGTCCTCAATGCGGATCAGGTCTCCGGATTTGCGCAGGGTAAGGCGGTAAAACTGCGTGAGGTCTGAAATCATCTGCTCCGCAGTTTCAAGTCGTCTAAGGCTGATACAGGTCTTCACGGATCCCAGGATGTTGTAGAGAAAATGCGGGTTGATCTGGGACTGGAGTAGCTGGTATTTCAGCCGTTCCTCCGAGAGGGAGAGTTCCAGGATGGAATCCATATTTTGATTCAGGGATTCCTGCATGTTCCGAAACGTGACCCCAAGGCGGTCAATCTCGTCATAAGAGGAGGGGGACTTTGCAGGGGGTGCCAGCTCCGGAACGGTGTAGTGTGCGCTTTTTCCCAGATGGAAGGTTTCCATGGCCAGGGATAGCTTTTTTAACCTTTTTGCCAGGTTGCCCGAAATCATGATGATGACAAGAACCGTAAGCGGCAGGGACACCAGCAGGGTGAATACAAGGGTCTTCAGAAGAATCTGGGTGTTTTTCCTTATGTAGCTGCCGGGGATCTCCGTAACATGATACCAGCCGTTGTCCAGCCTTGCTGTGTGATAACTGATATCTCCTTCCTTTAAGGTGCCTGTCTCTTCTTTTGTGATCAGGTTCAGGGTATCTGCATCCAGGGAAGTGCCGCAGAGGGCCCCATGGCTGTGCGCCATGATAGTGCCGTCCTCTGCCGCAAGATAGCTTGTGATGTCCGTATCGCTGAAGGTATCGGCAAGGGCGTCGGAGAATTCAGAGGGGTCTATGAGGATGGTATAAGCATACTCTGTGGCACCGGTGCCCTGGTTGCGCAGAAGCCGGCAGCACACGAGTACATCCCTTGCGGTATAACCTTCGGACAGGATGAAAGGGATCTGCATATCGGGATGGTAGAACCAGATGGAGTCCGTGCCGGGATTAAGCCTCTTTTTTTCGGGAATGCGGAAGCTTTCCAGTTCCTCCAGGGGATAAAAGTAAAGGCCTTCGTCTGCCCCTGTCTGATCCCGGGGCAGAAATATGGAAATATGATAATAGCCAAAGGTTGTCTTAAACATGGAGATATCGTTTCTCACACTGCCGAATACAGACAGGGACTGCGTGGAGGAACTGTCTGTCTGTGACAGGGTGTACATATCATACTGAATGGAATCGGCTACATTTTCCGTCTGCCGTATGCGGTCATTCATCTGGACATTCAACTGGTCATCTGCCAGGAGCGCAGAGGTCATGATCTTATCCTCCGCAATCTGATAAGTTACATGATAGAAGATAAAACCAATGATGCCCAGGGGCAGCAGCGTGCAGATGAGAAAGGCCAGCAGCAGCTTTGCCTGAAAATGGGAAAAGACGGACCTTATCCGGTCAGAGTATTTTTTCATAACGGACTCCTTTTTCCTTTGTTTTAGTGATTTTCATTATAGAACACAGGCAATCCCCATTTCAACAGAGATAAAAATAATATAAACGAATCAAAAAATATTGTATTTAGAAAAAGGGTTATCTCTGGTATTTTTATGCTATCAATAAAAAATGCAGACGGCACGAATGAAAATGCCGGAAATGGAGGAAGTATGAAGAAAAAGACAGTAAGTGTATTACTCACAGTGACAATGGCGGCCGGACTGCTGGCAGGCTGCGGCGGAAATTCCAGTGATGCCCAGGGGGATCATGAATTGACCCTCTACAGTATCAACACCACGGACCCTGACTTTGATGAATGGCAGAAAAATGTGGAAGATGCCACAGGGCTGAAGCTCAATGTCATTGCAGCACCCACGGATTCCGATACACGTCAGCAGAAGATCACCACCATCCTCTCCACAGGCGACAGCAGTGTGGATATTATAGAGATCAATGATGAGATGAGCGCTTCATTTAAAAATTCCGGCTGGCTGGAGGGGTTGAATGATACGGTTATGACAGAGGATATCCGGAGTGAGTTCCCGCAGGGTTATCTGGAAGACATGATCACAGACAAAGACGGAAACATTGTGGGCGTGCCCGGATATTCCGGATATCTGGCTTTCTGGGTCAACCAGGAGATCATGGACCAGGTGGGTATTACATCCATTGACACCAAGGAAGATTTCATGAAATATATGGAAGCTGTTTCAAAGGACGGCAGATACGGATACGGCGGTTCCTGGGAAAAGACCTATGTATTTAATGAGGTTGCCCAGTTTGTCAACATGTTCGGCGGCGACTATTTTGACTGGACTAACCCGGCAAACAAAGAGGCCATCCGGTTCCTGCATGACATGGTACAGAACGGACAGACACCGATTGACCAGATCGCTGATAAATATGAGCAGATGAATCCAAAGGCCAATGACGGAAAATACGGAAGCTGGTTCATGTGGGGGCTGGGAACAGACTACGAGAAGGCGGATATGCTTGGCGAGGATAAGATACATATGGCAATGGTCCCTGATTTCAGCGGAAAGGGTGAGCGCGCCATCTTTACGGATTCCTGGAGTTATGTGCTGAACAAGGCCTCCAAGAACAAGGAGGCAGCAGAGAAATTTCTGAAATATATGGCTGAGGAGGGCGGTATGGAAGCATCCTACAAGGCATTTGACCGCTATCCTGCCAGGGCTGATGTGGCTGCAAAGGTGGTGCCGGACACGGACCCCGCAAAGGAGATGTACAGCAGATATGCAGAGGAATGCAAGGTACAGGGACGTCCCATGCTTCCTCAGACCATGGAATTCATTACCGATATGGGAACTATTTACCAGTCCTGTATGAAAGATGAGATCACTGTGGATGATTTCTGCAAAAAGGCACAGGAGCTGGTGGATAAGTACAGGAAATAAAGTCAGGTACAGGCACCGCAGCAGATTCTTGTCCCGCGGTGCCTTTTTAGAGAGGAGGAGCCAATTGACAATCAGTAAAAAATCAATGAAA includes the following:
- a CDS encoding AraC family transcriptional regulator, with amino-acid sequence MKKVMIVDDNTLSSEGIVQNIDWELLDAEVIHVENNGDSAIESMRRAPVDLIISDIEMPNLDGISMSSLALSMNPLVKIILISAYDKFEYAKRAIRLGVCDYIEKPLDYSYLTEKIRNAFSIIDRERHNRELVEQSRPLMTEKFFTDLLHYSGKDAAAHLGRYPGYLNLNLDFSCFNVLKLEVENASSAEDELGITQYQIELLNVCDLLAEQCAVFGQVYFVKEFNGVIAILAQNTSSSNHFLQAAHKAVLGLMEKYREGLFSLNVGIGTVVEDFWNLHISYENASHALKYRFFFPHKNIFDAREALGREFSLFSFSESKEEELIRLLCQKNAPAIEEWLRGFFQEISLKYQTKNIVFVRIYSLLGRILKFLYELNIDTGDLEHDIISVYNHFELFNTYEEFYKWMNHLCLQVCQKLDTSLQTYHDQICGLVLSYIRENFEDNTLCLNDIAGHAGVSPAYLSALFKKVYGQSISDTIAAQRTEAACQYLKSSNLSLKEISIRCGYANQYYFSNSFKKKIGMSPSAYREQHSEI
- a CDS encoding ABC transporter substrate-binding protein: MKKKTVSVLLTVTMAAGLLAGCGGNSSDAQGDHELTLYSINTTDPDFDEWQKNVEDATGLKLNVIAAPTDSDTRQQKITTILSTGDSSVDIIEINDEMSASFKNSGWLEGLNDTVMTEDIRSEFPQGYLEDMITDKDGNIVGVPGYSGYLAFWVNQEIMDQVGITSIDTKEDFMKYMEAVSKDGRYGYGGSWEKTYVFNEVAQFVNMFGGDYFDWTNPANKEAIRFLHDMVQNGQTPIDQIADKYEQMNPKANDGKYGSWFMWGLGTDYEKADMLGEDKIHMAMVPDFSGKGERAIFTDSWSYVLNKASKNKEAAEKFLKYMAEEGGMEASYKAFDRYPARADVAAKVVPDTDPAKEMYSRYAEECKVQGRPMLPQTMEFITDMGTIYQSCMKDEITVDDFCKKAQELVDKYRK
- a CDS encoding sensor histidine kinase, which codes for MKKYSDRIRSVFSHFQAKLLLAFLICTLLPLGIIGFIFYHVTYQIAEDKIMTSALLADDQLNVQMNDRIRQTENVADSIQYDMYTLSQTDSSSTQSLSVFGSVRNDISMFKTTFGYYHISIFLPRDQTGADEGLYFYPLEELESFRIPEKKRLNPGTDSIWFYHPDMQIPFILSEGYTARDVLVCCRLLRNQGTGATEYAYTILIDPSEFSDALADTFSDTDITSYLAAEDGTIMAHSHGALCGTSLDADTLNLITKEETGTLKEGDISYHTARLDNGWYHVTEIPGSYIRKNTQILLKTLVFTLLVSLPLTVLVIIMISGNLAKRLKKLSLAMETFHLGKSAHYTVPELAPPAKSPSSYDEIDRLGVTFRNMQESLNQNMDSILELSLSEERLKYQLLQSQINPHFLYNILGSVKTCISLRRLETAEQMISDLTQFYRLTLRKSGDLIRIEDELEIARLYLEMEKLCHKDSLTWEIHAEDGIQNFLICRFTLQPFLENSIQHGISRQTPCVHISLDVSYGDDTVIITITDSGAGIAPRQLEELRATLKNKTVDHQKHFGIGNVNKRLSSPSFGNGTVHVESRLNQGTKIIITFEQMEDSDEESNDRG